The nucleotide sequence ACTCCCGCTGCTGAACCCCGTGGTGGTTCTTGTGGCGGTTCTGTCGACCATCGGAGGGTTCAGCCTGTTCATTGAGCCGTTTGTGATGACGGGCGGAGGACCTGCCGAGAGCACTCTCTCGGTCGTTCTCTACCTATACAAGCAGGCCTTCCAGTTTCTGCGCATGGGCTATGCCGCCACAATCGGGTTTGCCCTTGCTGTAATGATCTTCGTGGTGACTCTGATCCAGCGGAAGCTGATCGAGACGGAACAGCTCTACTGAATAAGGCGGGGAGGCGTGAAGAGTGGGGAAGGCAGCCAAGAAGGTCCTGATGTACGCGGCCCTAACCGTCGCCGCCTTGTCGTTCATCTATCCGTTCCTGTGGATGGCATCGGCTTCGCTCAAACCCGAGAACGAGATAGGGAGTTTGAACCTGCTATCCAGGAGTTTCTCTCTTCGCGGGTACCAGGCGGTGTTCAAGCAGATACCCATCGCACGGGCTCTATTGAATTCGGTATTCGTATCGGTCGTGAGCACCACGTCCATCCTTGTGTTCAGCTCGATGGTGGGCTACGCCCTATCCAGGCTCAGGTTCATCGGGCGTGATGTGGTCTTCAACATGGTATTGGTCACCATGATGATCCCGGGCCAGCTCACCCTGATTCCGCTTTACGTGCTCATCGTCCGTCTTGGATGGGCGGACACCTACAAGGCGCTAATTGTTCCCGCAATGATGAGCAACATGGGGATACTGGTGTTCCGACAGTTCTTCAGGTCGCTCCCACAGGATCTGGTTGACGCAGCGCGCATTGATGGCTGTTCCGACCTGCGTATCCTGTTTCAGATCTTCTGGCCCATATCGAAACCCACCATCATCACGGTTGGGCTCATCTCGTTCATCGGATCGTGGAATGAGGTTCTATGGCCTCTCATGGTTATCCGCAAGTGGAACATGATGACTATGCCCCAGATGGTGACGTTGTTCCATGTGGGAGGGCTTTCCGGTGCGCAGGTTGCAGCGGAGATGGCTGCCGCGATGATGCTGGCGCTGCCTGTGGTGCTTGCGTACCTGTTCTTCCAGAGGTACTTCATCGAGAGCCTCGCGCTTTCCGGGATCAAGGGGTGACGCGAACGAAAGTGACCGCTGCCCTCGGCAATAGACGGCCCGGCAGGAGGGCATCATGGGCCGAGGATGCCCCAGGCGATGGAACACGGCTGAGTGCACGGCGATAACGAGAACGGAGGGATGAATATGACTCGCAGGTTGCTTACGGTGGCGGTGTGCATGGCAATTCTCGCGGGTGTGACATGCGGGGCCATTGGGGCCAAGGAACCGGTGAACCTGATCTTCTGGCCGTCGTCGAATCCCCAGGAGATCGAATTCGCCAAGATTGTGGTGAGGCAGTGGAACGAGGCCCATCCTGATGTCCAGGTGAAGATGGAGCCTCTCCCGGCATCGAGGTCCACTGAGGAGGTGCTCCTCGCTGCGATTGCGGCTGGAACTACTCCCGATGTGTGCGCCAACATCTATCCAGGCGCAATATCGCAATACATCGCGGGCAAGGGCCTGTATGCCCATGACACCCTTCCAGGCTTCTACGACTTCATGTACGCGCGCACGCCCAAGGATGTTGTTGACGCGTTCACTTACAGCGACGGCCACGTGTACCAGATCCCGTGGAAGGGAAACCCGATTATGGTGGCCTACAACGTGAAACTTCTCCGCGAGAACGGCATCGATCCCAAATCCCTCGCTGCCTACAGTGGTCTACTGGCAGCGGCCGAGAAGTTCGTGAAGGATCTGAACGGCGATGGCCGTCCTGATCAATGGCTCTACTCGCCAACCACCGATGTGACATGGTGGCAGCGACTGTTCGATTTCTACACCCTATACATAGCTGCCAGCGGTGGAAAGACGCTGCTTCGGGACGGCAAGGTGGATTTCGAGAACGATGCAGCGGCCTCAGTGTTCGAACTGCTCCAGACCCTTTTCAAGAAGGGCCTCGCGCCCAAGGGAACCCAGATCGGCGACCCGTTCCTCGGCGGCAAGATCGCGATGGTCATCACCGGACCGTGGTCAGTGCCGTACTACGATCAGAACGCCCCCAAGGGATTCGAGTACGATTTTGTCCCCATTCCCGTGCCAGATGGTCACAAAGGTCCAGTGATAACCTATGGCGATCCGAAAAACATCGGGATCTTCTCCAGATCGAAGCATCCCCTGGAGTCGTGGGAGTTTGTGAAGTTCATCATGTCGAAAGACAACGACCTTCTATGGCTTGAGACGACGTCACAGCCTCCATACCGTAAGGACCTGACAACAGATCCGATGTTCGCGGGCTACTTCAAGAAGAACCCAATGATGAAGAGGTTCGTGGAGCAGGGCGTGTACACTCGGGGCGTGGATGACAGCAAGTATCTCATAGAGATCTTCGACGCCGTATCCAAGCAGTATGATCTCACCTGTGTGCAGGGCCGGAAAACGGCGAAGCAAGGTGTGAAGGATGCCGCGCGGATGGTGCGTGACATACTGGCCGGGTGGTAAGGGCGATGAGCAGGAATCTCGCGTTCAAGGCGGCTCTTGCGTTCACTGCTGCTGTTGCCATTCTTGGGGCTGGAGTGCTGGTGAGTGTGGAAGCTGCCGGTCCGGTCCAGATCGACTTCTGGTGTTCATCGAACCCGCAGGAGATAGAGTTCGCGAAGGAAGTCGTGAGCAGGTGGAATAGCTCGAACCGGGATATCAAGGTGAAGCTATCCCCGCTTCCGGCGAGCAGGTCCACTGAGGAAGTGCTCCTTGCGTCGATCGCGGCGCGCTCAACGCCTGATGTTGTGGCGAATGTGTATCCAGGCGTGGTAAGCCAGTTCGTGGCCGCGGGCGGCCTCTACAGGGTGGACAGCTTCTCCGACTTCATGCAGTTCATGCAGAAGAGGCTTCCTTCGGGGATTCTTGAGCAGTACAGGTCGGCCGATGGCCACTACTACCAGATACCGTGGAAATCCAACCCGATCATGCTGGCTTACAACGTGAACATGCTGAAGGAGGCCGGTGTTGCGCCAGCGTCTCTTCGCACATACACTGGGTTTCTCTCTGCAGCGGGCAAGCTCACTCGGGATCTGAATGCGGACGGCAGGATCGATCGGTGGATGATCTACTTGAACATCGAGCCCATATGGTGGCAGAGGTTCTTCGACTTCTGCACTCTCTACGTGGCCGCGAGCGGCGGGGGCACTCTGATTGACGGGGGGCGCGCAGCTTTCGCCAATGAGCGCGGCGTGGCCGTGATGCAGTTCTTATCGGACCTATTCAGGCAGGGGTATGCTCCGAGGTCTACGTTCCCCGGGGACGTATTCCTCCAGGCGAAGGTCGCGACGTTCATCACAGGGCCGTGGACCATTCCATACTACGAATCCATGAAGCCCAAGGGGTTCGAGTATGATTTCGTCCCGATCCCGGCGCCTGACAACTGCAGTGGCAAGGACATGTGGACCTATGGCGATCCCAAGAATATCGGGATCTTCACCACCAGCAAACACCCGGCAGAGGCCTGGGAATTCGTGAAGTTCATGTTGAGCGTAGAGAATGATGCGCTGTTCATGGAGATGACGAGCCAGATCCCGTTCAGAAAAGGATTGGATTCGATCCAAGCCTTCTCGGCTACTATCAAGAAACAGCCGCTCCTGGCCAAGTTCATTCAGCAGAGCGCATTCACCCGCGGCGCCGACAACGTGGCGCGTCTCGTGGAAGTGTACGATGCCATAGCGCAGGAATACCAGTACTGCGCGGTGCTCGGGCAGGAGCGAGCGAGGGAGGCGATCGAGACCGCGGCCGACAGGGTCAACGAGATACTGAGCGGTGACTAACCACTGGGCAGTAGGAGGCCTTGGGAGTTGAGAAGACCAATGAGCGCTGTGACAGAACCGTGCATAGCCAGGGCGCCCATAGCCGCGTCGCCGAGGGGGGCGATGAGGGTGGTGACGATGGCGACGACGAGGGCGGTCACAAGGGCGGTCACGAGGGCGGCGCTGGGACTGGCGTTGGGACTGGCGCTTTTGCTGGTGGTTGGCCTTGTGCTGCCTGGAGCGGCGGCTGTCGCCACGGCGGAAACCGGAGCTGGCGCGAATCCTGATCCCGCGCTGAGCGTGGCTGAGCATGTTCGCGATGAGGCTATTCCCGACGCTGGCATCGCGGTGAACAAGATGATCAGCCTCGCCCACCTCGACTATCTTCGCGACGAGATCAAGCTGACTGATGGCAGGGTCATTCCCATCTGGTGGGTGTACTGCGAGCCCACAGCGAGCGGCGACAGAAACTCGAAGTACAAATACGTCGAGGCAGCAAGCGAGGGTGTGAGCTGCGTAGATGACGTGGCTCGCGCTGCTTTGGCTTACCTTGCCGACTATGAGCGGACTGGAATCGCTCATGACCTCGACATGGCGCGGGATGCCTTCAAGTTCATCGAGTACATGCGCACACCGGAAGGGCACTTCTACAACTTCATCCTTGAGAGCGGCGCCAGAAACCTTAAGGGCGCTACTAGCGAGAAAGGCGTCAACTGGTGGACGGCGCGGGCAATGTGGGCGCTGGCGCGGGGCATTCGAGTGTTCTCTGCAGCGGATCCAGGCTATGCGGCTCACCTTGAGGAACTCATCGGGCCGTCTCTTTCGGCAGTCCGCCAGCTCCTTACGGGCAACGAGTTGTCGATGTACGGGCAGCATAAGACCCTCCACGGCGCCAGGATCCCCGCCTGGTTTGTAGGCGATGGGTCTGATGCGTCGTCGGTAGTGGTGATGGCCCTGTGCGAGCTCTACCAGGCCAGGCCAACCCCGGAGATCGCTGAGATGGTGCAGATGTTCGCAGACGGCATCGCGGAGTATCAGGCTGGATCGCCGGATGAACCGCCATTTGGTGCACATCTTCCGTGGGGAGGGTCGATTTCCTACTGGCACGGCTGGGGCAGCAATCAGATGCGTGCGCTGGCCATGGCCGGCCAGGTGTTCGGCAATAGAGCCTGGATCGAATCGGCCGAGCGTGAGGCCAACTGGCTCGTAACCCACATGCAGGCATCTCTCGGAGTGTTCGCCCATTTGGGTCCTACGCCCCTCGAATACGTGCAGCTTGCGTATGGGTGCCAGGCAATCACAACAGGTCTGCTCGAGCTGTATCGTGCGACCGGGAAAAACGTCTATGCGGTGTTGGCCGGGGTATCGGCTTCCTGGCTCAACGGGAACAATGTCGCCAATTATCCCATGTATGACCCGTCAACAGGCCGCGGTTGGGATGGCATCGATCCGCCTGGGGCTGAGCGGGGAATAGGGGTGAGCTTCAACTCGGGAGCGGAGTCGACGATCGAGGCGGCAACTACCTTGATCGAGCTTGCCCGTGTGCCGCTTGCATGGGAATACGCAGGTTTGCGCACTCGAGCCAGGCATCCATTTCGAGTAGTTGAGGCCGAGTCGTTCGATAAGGCGGCAACGGGAAAACCGAGGAAGATGTGGGCAAGCTGGACTGGAGAAGGCATCCCCAGCGGCGAGTTCTACGTTTCAGCACGTTCCGGCGACAGCTTCAAGCTCACGTTCTCAATCCCAGAGGATGACGTGTTCATCCCCTACGTGACATACGAACGCCAGCCGGCCTTGGCTGGGCAGGTTGGGATGTCGTTCTCGCTGGACGGAGCGGAGCCGATTGTCTGCGACATGGGAGGCTCGCCGGATTCCAAATACTTCGTGATGGAGAAGCTCTCTTCACCAGTCACCCTTGCCGCAGGCAAGCATACGATCACGGTCAAGTTCACTGGCGCAAGCAGAACGGCGTCCGCATCGATTGACGCCATCATCCTTCAGCCAACAGTGGAATGGAGGCAGATGAGCGGTTCGGGCTCGCGGAATCTGCTCATCGCACGCAGTTTCCGTGAAGAAGCATCAGCTAGAGATATTGATGTCGACATAAGGTCGAGCTCTCCTGGTCCGGAGATCAGCTTCCTCGTGAGAAGGTACAACTCCAATGGGGAACTCGCGGGGGAGGAGCGGATCGCGCGTCAAGTTCCTCCGGGATCGGAAAGCCTGAAGCTAGGCGTCCCGGTGGAGCCGTACGGATACACCCTGGCAGAGTGGCGCTAGTGGGCGCCATCACATCATCGCAAGGAGGAATAGCGTAGATGAGTACCAGAGCAAAGCTTACCATGATAGTGTTGCTGACTGTGTGCATGCTCGCCCTGGTGAGCATGGGCGCCTCGGCGGCGACCAAGACCGCGACGGTCAATGTGAAGTGCACGACTGGAAAGCCAGTGCCTGTGTCGCTCACTATGGACGAAGTCCGGAATGTAATCGGCGTCGACTTCGCGGCCAACTGGGACTCCCTGAAGGTAGTGGATGAAAGCGGCGAACCTGTGCCTTTTCAGCTTGATGATGTGGACCTATCCGGGTCGGTTTCTCGCAGGGATGAGATCGCATTCCTGGCGACTGGGCCGGTGAAGATCACAGTATCGGATGGCGCCGCCGATAAGGCTTCGTTCCCTGCGGCCTTCGGAACCAAGACCGACGATGATGGAAACACCATCATCTTCAGCTTCGATGGAACTATCGAGGCAAAGATAGGCAAGTACGGCACTGTTGACATCAACAGGTACAAGGGCGAGGAGCACAAGTACGCGAAGGACCTTGGGATGATACGCTATGCCGGGTTCCCCTACAGCACGTATTGGTTCGACAAGAACCTGGACCGCCATGAAGAGAAGACCACTTTCGAGGAGCCGGTGCGCATAGTGAAGGCAGCGGTTCTGGCTTCTGGGCCGGCTCGCATCACAGCCGTGGCGCAGACGGCCTCCGACCTGTTCCCCGGACTGAGGCAGAATCTGACTGTGTCGATCTACAAGACTGGGGAGATCCGCGTTGCCAACAGCATCGTAACCGCTGGATACTCCGATCTCTCGAAGCTCTTCACCATGTGCGGCGGAGTCATGGCTGATGTGGAAGATGCTCAGCACATCCTGCCCGTGTTCCGCTGGATCGATTGGGCGGAGGAGCTGAACATGTCTCCTGAGGAGTATTGGGGGCAGCTGGGCATGATCGCGAAGGTGGACGGTGCGCCTTACATAGCCTTTGCCGATTCCCGCGGCCCGAAGCCTGCCTGGTGGGGTGCTTCGTATCTCTTCTGCAGCGCAGAGAGATGGCGCACCAACTACTCGCCCAAGCTCGGCGTGGGGCTCGCTGAGGCCCTGATGGAGCTGCCTGAGGTTCCGACGGACCTTGCCGACAAGATCAGAGCAGAGGGATGGCACCTAGAGGGCGAGTGGCGGACTGGATACTTCCGTTGGGTGCCCACGGAGATGGTGGACGTTCGTCAGAAGAACGGGATCGCGGTGAACATCACCCCCGACATGGCCGAGGGAGACTGGCCACTGCACGCGATCCCAGGATACAGCATGGAGCATCTCAACTACTATCTGCTGTATGAAGCGACCGACCGGGCCGCCGCAATCAGATACCTTGAGGCCAGATACCAGGAGCTTGGAAGTGTGGCGGTACAGTAGAAATGTGCTCAACCTGTTTGAGCAGCGGAATGAACGGGGGCGCGGCGCGAGTCGCGCCCCTCTCGCGAACACGGGGCCGGCAGTTGGGGAGCAGCCATAGGCGTGGCAGGCGCCGTGCGGTTTTCACGGCAGTTGCTGCGGCAGTTGCTGCGGCAGTTTCCGCGGCAGTGTGTGTTCTGGTGGCGCTAGCAGCACTAAGCTTGCTGCCGACAGCGCTAGCTCGCGCCCAGGAGTATACAGAGCCTTACTATGAGTATGTTGGCGACACATACGCCGTCGGCATTTCGCTTGATCCAGTGTTCATTGACTATCTGGGAGTTGACCTGGACCGAACCGGCGAGTCGCATGAACTCCTCGCCTACGTTGGAAAGCCCTCCACTCTCTGGTTGGGCGTCGGGGGATGGGGAACACATCAGCCTACTAAGCCGATGAAGGTCGAGCTTGTACAGGAGGATGGCCGCACCGTTCTAACCATGCACGGAATACGGTTCGCTGGATTTTTGCCAACCACCATGGGGCAGGTTGCGCCTGTGGAGGCTGACTGGGAATTCACATTCTACAACGATTGTTTCGATATGAGCCTCACATGGCGGATGCTGCAGGATGTGTATGGTCTTCAGGAGGCCGGATGGGCTCTGAACATTGACCTTCCTTGGTATGGGGATTCCCAGGAGAATAGGAGGATCAGTGGGGATGTGCAGGGTTTTCCACGCTGGATAGCGTGGTATGGCTCCAAGATCGGGATCGCTGCGGCGTTCCGAGACGGCTCAAGTCGCTGCCAGGCGAATCGGTGGTACGGGAACCTCAAGTCGAGCTATGTAATAGTGCATACTTGGTGGAAACCGGGCGGACATGGGGTGGAATGGGGAGAATACCCCGCCGGCACGTGGCGCGTCAGGTTCTTCCGCGGTGCAGCTGACATCGACGCAGCCTCGCGGCTGGACGAGGAACTCAACCACTGATCGCTTCGACCATCACGGCGGAACGAGGAGGCATAAGCGGATGAGGTTCATCACGGGAGTCAACTACTGGCCAGCCGCACACGGGGTGCAGATGTGGCCTGAGTTCGATGCTGCGGAGATCACACGAGACATGCACGCCATCCGTTCCATGGGAATGGGAGCGGTTCGGGTTTTCCTCAGGTGGGCCGACTTCCAGCCCGCGTCCGATCGGGTGGAAATGGTAGTGGTGGAACGGTTCGACCAGGTGTTGACCGCAGCGCGTGATGCCGGGGTGGGGCTCATTCCTACGTTCTTCTGCGGGCACATGAGCGGTGAGAACTGGGATGCGCCATGGCGGGCAGGCAGAGATCCTTACTCCGATCCGGGGATGCTCCGCGCCCAGACGAGCCTCGTCGGGCTGTTTGCAGAGAGATACCGTGACGAGGAGACCATCATCTGCTGGGATCTCGCAAATGAGCAGGATATCTTCGTCCGCCCCAGGGATCACCATTCCGGTTGGAGATGGGTGCACATTCTAGCATCCGAAATCCGTAAGCATGACAGGAGCCATCCGATCACGGCGGGGATTCACATTTCGAGCCTATGGGAGGACTGCGGCTTCCGGCCTGAGGACCTCGCGGAGTCCCTGGACTTCCTGTGCATGCACGCCTATCCCTCCTACTCAGAAGCGTGTCCGGAACGGCTGGACGGGGTGAGGAGCACCTACTTCGTCCCATTCTGCGCAGCGCTTACTCGTGCCCTTGGGGGCGGCGCGGACGTCCTCCTTGAGGAGTTCGGCGCCACTTCTCAGATGAACGCGGATGACGTTATTGAGCGGTACTACTGCACGACCCTTCACTCACTCCTCGCCGAAGGCGCGATGGGGGCGATGGGATGGTGCTACTCCGATTTCCGCGTGGGGGAGCGGAGGCCTTACGATACCACCCCATACGAAGTGGGATTCGGAATTGTAGACTGCCAACGCAGGCCCAAAGGAGCGGGGCGGGCCATGGCCAGGTTCAACCGGACTATCCATGAGTACGGATGCGATGCTCGCTGCATTTCCGGGCAGCCATACAAGCCCAGAGTGCGGCGTTGCGCGATCGCCGTCCCGCGGCGATACTACGATAACTACGATGCCGATATCACCCCCTCGAGGAATTTCACAGCGCTGTTCAACTCATACGTGCTCGCGAGGCGCGCAGGCCTCGATCCCGACATGATCACTCTGGATGCTGACCTGGCGCCATATCGCCTGCTTTTCCTGCCGTCGGTCTCGCGGCGCGGTTCGGTGAACAATAGCGACTGGAACCGGCTGACGCGGTACGTTGATGCCGGCGGCGCCCTCTACATGTCCTACGACGGAGTTGCTCTTGAGGGGATGGGAGAGCTGTTCGGAATGGAGGTCCGGTACGCTGTCAACGAAGGGCCGGGCGCCCGCGTTGAGATGGCTCGCTGCGGTGGCAGCAGTGGCAGTGGCAGTGGCAACGGGAGTGGCGGCGGCGATGGCAGCAGAAGTGGAAGTGGCGATGGCGGATGCTGTGGTGCGCTTGCGGTGGCAAGCTTTACGGGACGACGGATGGTCGTCTGCCCGACCGCAGGGAGCGGGCTATGGAAGGGGAGCGATGACGCCTCCCGGGTTGTGGCAGCCAAGCACGGCGCGGGGGCCACAGTGTTCTGCGATTTCCCGTTGGAGCTGAGTGTCGCGCATGTCTCCGGCGTCTATGAATTCGCTGCATTCCAGGAGGTATACAGGGCGGCGGCCCGCCATGCGGGGTACTTGGAACCGGCCTCGACCGATTGCTCCGATGTGTCGGCCACAATTCTCGATGGCGGGGGCGAGGGCGAGCGGACGGGAAGGATACTCGTCCTGGTCAACTACGCCCCCAACCCATTGCAGGCAAGGCTGACATGCCCTGAGGCACGAGCCCTTGCCGACCGCGAGAGTGGTGAGGAGATGCTGCCAGGCCCTGACGGATTGTTTCATATGGATATGGATGCCAACGGCGGGCGCGTGATGGAGATTGTGTATGCTAACGCAATAGTTGACCACTAGTGCGCACCGTGGGCGTCGAAGAGCTGACCACCCCAAGAATCCAACCCTGTATGCTGATGGATTGGGAAGCTCATCGGCAACAGGAGGAAAGGAATTGCCCAAAATGGTCACTGTTGATGCTCTAAGGAGGCGAAGGCCTGCGGTTGCTTGCGCTGCGGGGCAAGGAGACTCCGGGGGCCCGAGATATGCGGGGTTGATGCCCGAAGACAGCCCTCTTGCACGGGGGCTGTAGCCGGCAGCCGCATATGAGGCTCCCCGGCTGCGCCGGAGCTGGCTGATGTGGCGCGACCGAGTCATGGGGCGATAACGTCGACGAAACCAGCGCTGAGACGAGCTCAATGTCGATGGAATCGACATGGAGACGCCCGCGATGTCGATGAAACCAGCATTGAGGGCTTCCGAACGCGCGCCTCGGCGGGATCCGCGACGAGGGGCTTTTGCGGCAAGACGTATGGCATAATGTGCCACAGGCCAGTCCGTGCTAGACGCGTTTTGGCGGACGGGCCTGGCGCGCCATGAAGTCCGCGTGAACCTCGACTGCTGGAGCCGGACTGTCAATGTCGACGAAATGGACACTGACCCCGCGGTCAATGTCCATTTGAGTCGCATTGAGCGCGCGACACTGCCGGTTTGATCGACATTGAGCGCCTGCGAGACCTCTAACTCGAGCCACTGATTGTAGCGATTAGTATCTCATGGCGGTCAGCTTCTCGATTGTCGTTCACACAGATCGAGTGAGGGCAGCAAGCGAAGCCCTCAGTGCTTCCCGACTCTGCCCGACTGCTTTGTCCCAGAGTTTATGGCCGCTCCTAAGCGTGATTCGAAGCTTCTGTTCACTCTGAGATGCAACTGGCGTTGCTCGCACCATGCGGGGCCTTGGCACGGCGGGAGTATACGAGTATGCCTTTGTCGAGGACTTCTGTCTTGATCCAGCCCGAGGTGCGCTGAAGGTCGGCTGGCGTTAGCGGATGCGGCTCTATCCGGGAGTCCAGGCGCTCCCGAAACACGGCGCCAAAAAGGATTTGCCGATCATCCCATGGGTTCTGTCCGAAGGCTGGGGATACAATTGCTAAGTCGATGTCACTGTCGGCCCCGGCGGCGCCCATTGCATACGACCCAAATAGTATCACTCGGTCAACAGGAATCATCGCGCTCACCGCCCGAACGAATGAGCTGATGGAGTCGGCTATTGCAGGCGCAGGCTGAGCCATGACAAGACCTCCTTCGTCGTGCAATACAGCTCTTGGAACTTCTCCGGCGGATTTGCCAACAGGACGGCGTTGCGGTCCGTAGGGCGCCGTCCTTCGATCTGGAACACCGAGAGATTCGCGAGGAATGCTGTCTGATCGTTGCTCAGGTCGTCGAGTATGCCGTCCTCCAGTACTCCGCCTCGCCATTCACTCCCGCAATCGCCTCCAGACTCGCAACTGGTGCGGATGAATCTTCAGCGGCCAATCCGCGCGTCGGTTATGCACTTACATAGTATCATGCAGTTGCTGTGTTTCCAACACGTCGATCATGGGCGCCACTTGACGATTCCATGTGGCTGCCTCAGCCATTCTGCGCATCGATGAGAGCAGAAGCCCATCGAGCGGTTTCACTACCGTGATCGTGCCAGACGAAATGAGTAGTTCATCTCCCCACTGGAACAGGCTGAAGTTGGGCTGAGGTGCGATGGGTCTACGCTTCGCCCACGCACGAGTTTGTTTACGTCTTGTGGTTATTATCGACCTGCGTGGAAACTGCAGAAGTCCACCGGGTACAGCAGCTTCGCGTGGACCAAGGGAATATTCCAATGCGATGCAGGAACTTGTGGATGCACACAGAATAAGCACTTAAATGGGATCGCACATGTGGGCCTAGGGAAAGCGGGATCAGCAACGATTTCTGTATAAACTTTGTTTATGTATTAAAGTATGTGACCGTTCACAGGCGGTGTTGGCGGGGTGTGTTCAGGTGCGCAAGACGAGAATCACGAAGGATGACGGACGCTACTTGGTCTACTACACTTTCGACTGTGCGCCGTCCCATGTTGATTTGGAGGGTCCTTCGGCTCTTGCTGCGGCTTCCGTAGGGAGCGAAGGCGAAAAGAGCGCGAGCGGACGCGAAGGTCGAGGTCAGACCCTGCGGCGGGGCGAGAACAAGGGGGGTGAGGGGCAATGTCGGAGTTGAGATGGAACCCGATTCTCGAGGAATGGGTCGTGACCGCGACTCACAGGCAGGATAGGACATACAGGCCTCCTGAGGGTTTCTGCCCGCTTTGCCCCACACACGATGCTGAGTCTCCAACCGAGGTGCCCTTGCCTGGCTATGAGATCGTCGTGTTCGAGAACAAGTTTCCGTCATTCCGGCGCGCCCCAGGCCAACCTGCGGTTCAGGGAACGGATCTGCAGCCGGTGGCGCCCCCTGTGGGAGTGTGCGAGGTGGTTCTGTACACCGATGATCATCATGCCACGTTCGCTGACCTTCCGGTGGAGCGCATTACGAACCTAGTGGACGTCTGGACCGACAGGTATGAGGAGTTGGGAGCGCTTGAGTGCGTGGACTACGTACTCATATTCGAGAATAAGGGCGATGCTGTGGGGGTGACTCTGAGCCATCCACACGGGCAGATATACGGGTTTCCGTTTGTTCCTCCCCGTGCTGCGAAGGAGCTGGAGTCTGCGGAAAGGCACTTGGCCGATACGGGTCGCTGCCTGTTCTGCGATCTTCTGAGCGATGAGTTGACCGACGGTCGACGGATGGTTGCAGAGAACGCGCACTTTGCGGCATTTATCCCGTTCTTTGCAAGATACCCATACGAGGTGCATGTCATGCCCAAGCAGCACAGGACGTGCCTGCCGGAGCTTGACGCAAGTGAGCGGCGGGGGTTCGCCGAGATCCTTAAGGCAGTAACCTCAGGGTACGATTCGCTCTTCGGTTTCTCGCTCCCGTACATTATGGTTATTCACCAGGCCCCGACAGACAGAGGGGAGCATAGCTCCTCAGGGACCGAGTGCGACTCAGACGGCGTGTGCGTGACCGGTTCGCACTATGGCCACTATCACATGCATGTGGAATTCTACCCACCGCATCGTACGGCAAACAAGGTCAAGTATCTTGCAGGGTGCGAATCCGGCGCAGGCACGTTCATCAACGACACCCTTCCCGAGGAGAAAGCGGTGGAATTGCGAGAGGCGGTCGCACGGGCAGCAGCCCAGGCACGGTCGGGATCGGGTGGGGGTGGGATCAATGGCCATAGAGCATGATCAGGCCATTGCCCAATTCGACATGGCCTTCTCCAAACTGACGGTGGAGGGCGCCGATGTGTGTGCACCGATCAGGGTTGCCACGGCGCCCGGAAGAGTGAACCTCATCGGGGAGCACACTGATTACTCTGAGGGGCTGGTCCTGCCGGTCGCCATCGACCGCAACATC is from Clostridia bacterium and encodes:
- a CDS encoding sugar ABC transporter substrate-binding protein, yielding MSRNLAFKAALAFTAAVAILGAGVLVSVEAAGPVQIDFWCSSNPQEIEFAKEVVSRWNSSNRDIKVKLSPLPASRSTEEVLLASIAARSTPDVVANVYPGVVSQFVAAGGLYRVDSFSDFMQFMQKRLPSGILEQYRSADGHYYQIPWKSNPIMLAYNVNMLKEAGVAPASLRTYTGFLSAAGKLTRDLNADGRIDRWMIYLNIEPIWWQRFFDFCTLYVAASGGGTLIDGGRAAFANERGVAVMQFLSDLFRQGYAPRSTFPGDVFLQAKVATFITGPWTIPYYESMKPKGFEYDFVPIPAPDNCSGKDMWTYGDPKNIGIFTTSKHPAEAWEFVKFMLSVENDALFMEMTSQIPFRKGLDSIQAFSATIKKQPLLAKFIQQSAFTRGADNVARLVEVYDAIAQEYQYCAVLGQERAREAIETAADRVNEILSGD
- a CDS encoding cellulase family glycosylhydrolase; this translates as MRFITGVNYWPAAHGVQMWPEFDAAEITRDMHAIRSMGMGAVRVFLRWADFQPASDRVEMVVVERFDQVLTAARDAGVGLIPTFFCGHMSGENWDAPWRAGRDPYSDPGMLRAQTSLVGLFAERYRDEETIICWDLANEQDIFVRPRDHHSGWRWVHILASEIRKHDRSHPITAGIHISSLWEDCGFRPEDLAESLDFLCMHAYPSYSEACPERLDGVRSTYFVPFCAALTRALGGGADVLLEEFGATSQMNADDVIERYYCTTLHSLLAEGAMGAMGWCYSDFRVGERRPYDTTPYEVGFGIVDCQRRPKGAGRAMARFNRTIHEYGCDARCISGQPYKPRVRRCAIAVPRRYYDNYDADITPSRNFTALFNSYVLARRAGLDPDMITLDADLAPYRLLFLPSVSRRGSVNNSDWNRLTRYVDAGGALYMSYDGVALEGMGELFGMEVRYAVNEGPGARVEMARCGGSSGSGSGNGSGGGDGSRSGSGDGGCCGALAVASFTGRRMVVCPTAGSGLWKGSDDASRVVAAKHGAGATVFCDFPLELSVAHVSGVYEFAAFQEVYRAAARHAGYLEPASTDCSDVSATILDGGGEGERTGRILVLVNYAPNPLQARLTCPEARALADRESGEEMLPGPDGLFHMDMDANGGRVMEIVYANAIVDH
- a CDS encoding carbohydrate ABC transporter permease encodes the protein MGKAAKKVLMYAALTVAALSFIYPFLWMASASLKPENEIGSLNLLSRSFSLRGYQAVFKQIPIARALLNSVFVSVVSTTSILVFSSMVGYALSRLRFIGRDVVFNMVLVTMMIPGQLTLIPLYVLIVRLGWADTYKALIVPAMMSNMGILVFRQFFRSLPQDLVDAARIDGCSDLRILFQIFWPISKPTIITVGLISFIGSWNEVLWPLMVIRKWNMMTMPQMVTLFHVGGLSGAQVAAEMAAAMMLALPVVLAYLFFQRYFIESLALSGIKG
- a CDS encoding nucleotidyltransferase domain-containing protein, producing the protein MAQPAPAIADSISSFVRAVSAMIPVDRVILFGSYAMGAAGADSDIDLAIVSPAFGQNPWDDRQILFGAVFRERLDSRIEPHPLTPADLQRTSGWIKTEVLDKGILVYSRRAKAPHGASNASCISE
- a CDS encoding extracellular solute-binding protein, whose product is MTRRLLTVAVCMAILAGVTCGAIGAKEPVNLIFWPSSNPQEIEFAKIVVRQWNEAHPDVQVKMEPLPASRSTEEVLLAAIAAGTTPDVCANIYPGAISQYIAGKGLYAHDTLPGFYDFMYARTPKDVVDAFTYSDGHVYQIPWKGNPIMVAYNVKLLRENGIDPKSLAAYSGLLAAAEKFVKDLNGDGRPDQWLYSPTTDVTWWQRLFDFYTLYIAASGGKTLLRDGKVDFENDAAASVFELLQTLFKKGLAPKGTQIGDPFLGGKIAMVITGPWSVPYYDQNAPKGFEYDFVPIPVPDGHKGPVITYGDPKNIGIFSRSKHPLESWEFVKFIMSKDNDLLWLETTSQPPYRKDLTTDPMFAGYFKKNPMMKRFVEQGVYTRGVDDSKYLIEIFDAVSKQYDLTCVQGRKTAKQGVKDAARMVRDILAGW